The Candidatus Schekmanbacteria bacterium RIFCSPLOWO2_02_FULL_38_14 region GGGGTCTTCAACCTGGTCACATATGGCTACCTTGAATCCTTGATTGATAAGTTTATGCAGATAGGAGTTAACAGCATGGTAAGGTATGCCGCACAGGGGAATATCTTCTCCGATATGTTTTCCCCTTGTTGTTAGGGTAATCTGCAGCGCTTTTGATGCAACCTTTGCATCATCAAAAAACATCTCGTAAAAGTCACCAATGCGGAAAAAAAGAATTGCATCCTGATGCTGGCTTTTAATCCGGTGATATTGTTCCATCATCGGGGTGAGATTGTCCATAGAAAAACCTTAAGCAATTAAATCCAAATATCAAAGTTCAAGCGCCAAGGGAATCTTGTTGTTCTAATGTATCAGCCGCCCTATTCTCTCCCAGCGGACTTTATTCATTAATGAAGTATTTTTATGCCACGACCAGTATATCATAAAGGCTTTCCCTTTTATCTTTTCCCTGTCAACAAATTTCCAGAATCTGCTGTCAAGGCTTCTGTCCCTGTTATCACCCATTACAAAGTACGACCCTTCCGGGACGTTTATGGGTCCAAAATTATCCCTCAGCCCTTCATCTCCCAAGACAGCATTTGAGTCTTTCTTGAAGATAAACGAGTCCTTGTGGATTACATATGGTTCATAGGTTTTTTTATGGTTTAAGAAAATATTTTTATTCCTGCTTTTTATTCTGTCTCCTCCCATGGCAATAACTCTTTTAATAAAATCCCTCGTTTCATCTACAGGATATCTGAAGACTATAACATCCTGTCTTTTGGGGTCAGTGAACCAGTAGATAAACTTATTGACCAGTATGTGGTCTCCTATCTGGAGTGTATCGAGCATTGAGCCTGAGGGAATTTTAAAAGCCTGCACAACATATGTCCGTATTGTAAGCGCAAGAA contains the following coding sequences:
- a CDS encoding signal peptidase I encodes the protein MQHSIKSVLREYAEAIIIALILALTIRTYVVQAFKIPSGSMLDTLQIGDHILVNKFIYWFTDPKRQDVIVFRYPVDETRDFIKRVIAMGGDRIKSRNKNIFLNHKKTYEPYVIHKDSFIFKKDSNAVLGDEGLRDNFGPINVPEGSYFVMGDNRDRSLDSRFWKFVDREKIKGKAFMIYWSWHKNTSLMNKVRWERIGRLIH